A stretch of Streptosporangiales bacterium DNA encodes these proteins:
- a CDS encoding ABC transporter permease subunit, giving the protein MIAEGQRLVRPARAVKSGVNRRSRVPRGKDFVIWVALVCGAVVMTFPLYWMFATAVRPRNELFGGGLDLVPSEFVWTNFTDAWGKLPWAAFYFNSIAIAVFAVAITVFINLMAGYAFAKYRFRGRDIIFFLMVSTLMVPIQVIQVPEFIVVAEMGLVNSIWGVVLPRSAEAFGIFLVRQFLVSIPDELLESARLDGASEFRIFWSVVLPLCKPVIAVLVIFTFMWRWNDFAWPLVVLQEKAAFTVPLGLNLAKGLYYTDWTGLMSMTLLSVIPMLVVFIIFQRSFVQGIASTGMK; this is encoded by the coding sequence ATGATAGCTGAGGGACAACGCTTGGTACGCCCTGCTCGCGCGGTCAAGAGTGGCGTGAACCGACGGTCACGAGTTCCACGCGGCAAGGACTTCGTCATCTGGGTCGCGCTCGTCTGCGGCGCGGTCGTGATGACTTTCCCGTTGTACTGGATGTTCGCTACTGCCGTGCGGCCGCGCAACGAGCTGTTCGGCGGGGGCCTGGATCTGGTGCCGTCCGAGTTCGTCTGGACGAACTTCACCGACGCCTGGGGCAAGCTGCCGTGGGCGGCCTTCTACTTCAACTCGATCGCCATCGCCGTGTTCGCGGTCGCGATCACCGTGTTCATCAACCTGATGGCGGGTTACGCCTTCGCGAAGTACCGGTTCCGCGGCCGGGACATCATCTTCTTCCTGATGGTCAGCACCCTTATGGTGCCCATCCAGGTGATCCAGGTGCCGGAGTTCATCGTCGTCGCAGAGATGGGTCTGGTGAACTCCATCTGGGGCGTCGTCCTGCCGCGCAGCGCCGAAGCCTTCGGCATATTCCTGGTCCGGCAGTTCTTGGTATCCATACCGGACGAGCTGCTGGAAAGCGCTCGTCTCGACGGCGCCAGCGAGTTCCGGATATTTTGGTCGGTCGTACTACCGCTGTGCAAGCCGGTTATCGCCGTCCTCGTAATTTTCACCTTCATGTGGCGATGGAATGACTTCGCCTGGCCACTGGTCGTGCTCCAGGAGAAGGCGGCCTTTACCGTGCCGCTGGGGCTAAACTTGGCGAAAGGCCTCTACTACACGGATTGGACAGGACTGATGAGCATGACGTTGTTGTCAGTGATCCCGATGCTCGTGGTGTTCATCATCTTCCAGCGATCGTTCGTCCAAGGCATCGCGAGCACGGGAATGAAGTGA
- a CDS encoding FCD domain-containing protein: MSGPHDDAAGSRVTVARTTLAEQVAAGLIREIERMGLQVGDEIPPEGEIAREFGVNRLAVREAIRTLSAREILVSSQGRPARVSTPSAGVLAQMLDFRVRQQSLDLEDILDTRRVVECELARLAALRVGEGTAEASAAAALLDEMAQSVTDMDRFVELDVRFHAAIAEAADTRLLQLILVSLESVLLRARRSTFAARESRGEGHKAALTAHRTILQAIEDGDPDKAASAMEEHLRETRRDVDQDD; encoded by the coding sequence GTGTCCGGTCCGCATGACGATGCTGCAGGCAGCCGGGTGACCGTCGCCAGGACGACCCTGGCCGAGCAGGTCGCCGCGGGACTGATCCGTGAGATCGAGCGGATGGGTCTGCAGGTCGGCGACGAGATCCCGCCGGAAGGCGAGATCGCGAGGGAGTTCGGCGTGAACCGGCTCGCGGTACGCGAGGCGATCAGGACGCTGTCGGCGCGGGAGATCCTGGTCTCGAGCCAAGGTCGGCCGGCGCGCGTGAGCACCCCGTCGGCCGGCGTGCTGGCACAGATGCTCGACTTCCGGGTGCGGCAGCAGTCCCTCGATCTCGAGGACATCCTGGACACGAGACGCGTCGTCGAGTGCGAGCTGGCCCGGCTCGCCGCCCTCCGAGTGGGTGAAGGCACCGCAGAGGCGTCGGCCGCAGCGGCGTTGTTGGACGAGATGGCGCAGTCGGTAACGGACATGGATCGCTTCGTCGAGCTTGACGTCCGGTTCCACGCAGCGATCGCGGAGGCTGCCGACACCCGGCTGCTGCAGTTGATCCTCGTGTCACTTGAGTCGGTCCTGCTGCGGGCCAGGCGGTCGACGTTCGCGGCACGGGAGAGTCGCGGTGAAGGGCACAAGGCCGCACTCACCGCACATCGGACGATCCTGCAAGCGATCGAGGACGGCGATCCGGACAAGGCGGCGTCGGCCATGGAGGAGCACTTACGCGAAACCCGGCGGGACGTCGACCAGGACGACTAG
- a CDS encoding sulfatase-like hydrolase/transferase: protein MSNTLADRPNVIVVLTDQQRWDSTGVGGNPLGLTPVFDEVAAAGTHVAHAFTPQPVCGPARSAIQTGRYPTSTGCFRNAIALPEECETLASHFGRAGYATGYLGKWHLASRDPVPVEQRGGYDSWLGTNVLEFTSDAYRTVVFDDDGDPVLLPGYRSDALFDAAIRFVADHTATGTTDERRPFFLFCSLVEPHHQNEVDAYPAPTGYAQRYEGQWLPPDLAALSAHGGTAHRHIGGYWGQVRRVDEGLGRLLDALRSLDLLDDTVVAFTSDHGCHFKTRNSEYKRSCHDGSIRVPMALRGPGFDAGGRVDRPVSVIDLPPTLLDAAGVEVPTHMHGRSFLPLLRDPASDWQDDVFVQVSESEVGRAIRTSRWKYYVVAPDADPWHDPGAQRYVEAELYDLHHDPYELDNLAGAPSHRTVADELRERLLRRMVAAGEERPVIEPAPAVEQHAQRLIDPRLHTSSWQPVRFGHQPKST from the coding sequence ATGTCGAACACGCTCGCCGATCGGCCGAACGTCATCGTGGTCCTGACCGACCAGCAGCGATGGGACAGCACCGGCGTCGGCGGTAACCCGTTGGGGCTGACACCGGTCTTCGACGAGGTCGCGGCCGCCGGCACCCACGTCGCTCACGCGTTCACCCCGCAACCCGTCTGCGGCCCTGCCCGGTCGGCGATACAGACCGGCAGGTACCCGACGTCGACGGGCTGCTTCCGCAACGCCATCGCACTGCCGGAGGAGTGCGAGACGCTCGCCTCACACTTCGGCCGGGCCGGCTACGCCACCGGTTACCTCGGCAAGTGGCATCTCGCCAGCCGTGACCCGGTACCTGTCGAGCAGCGCGGCGGCTACGACAGCTGGCTCGGCACAAACGTCCTGGAGTTCACCTCGGACGCGTACCGCACGGTCGTCTTCGACGACGACGGCGACCCTGTCCTGCTGCCCGGCTACCGGTCCGACGCACTCTTCGACGCAGCGATCCGGTTCGTGGCCGACCACACCGCCACGGGTACGACCGACGAGCGGCGGCCGTTCTTCCTGTTCTGCTCACTCGTCGAACCGCACCACCAGAACGAGGTCGACGCCTACCCTGCCCCGACCGGCTATGCGCAGCGGTACGAGGGCCAGTGGCTACCGCCCGACCTGGCTGCACTGTCCGCGCACGGCGGCACCGCCCATCGGCACATCGGCGGGTACTGGGGCCAGGTCCGTCGCGTCGACGAAGGGCTCGGACGGCTGCTGGACGCGTTGCGGAGTCTCGACCTGTTGGACGACACGGTGGTGGCGTTCACCTCGGACCACGGATGTCACTTCAAGACGCGCAACAGCGAGTACAAGCGGTCCTGCCACGACGGGTCGATACGGGTGCCGATGGCCCTGCGCGGACCGGGCTTCGACGCAGGTGGCCGCGTCGACCGGCCGGTGAGCGTCATCGACCTGCCGCCGACGTTGCTGGACGCGGCGGGCGTCGAGGTGCCGACGCACATGCACGGCCGCAGCTTCCTGCCGCTGCTGCGTGACCCGGCATCCGACTGGCAGGACGACGTGTTCGTCCAGGTGAGCGAGTCTGAGGTCGGGCGGGCCATCCGTACGTCCCGCTGGAAGTACTACGTGGTCGCACCCGACGCGGACCCATGGCACGACCCGGGCGCGCAGCGCTACGTCGAGGCCGAGCTCTACGACCTGCACCACGACCCGTACGAGCTGGACAACCTGGCTGGGGCGCCCTCGCATCGCACGGTCGCCGACGAGCTGCGCGAGCGCCTGCTGCGCAGGATGGTCGCCGCCGGCGAGGAGCGCCCGGTGATCGAGCCGGCCCCCGCGGTGGAGCAACACGCGCAGCGCCTGATCGACCCGCGCCTGCACACCTCGTCGTGGCAGCCCGTACGGTTCGGGCACCAGCCGAAGTCGACGTAG
- a CDS encoding alpha/beta fold hydrolase: MTAAATATWRLPDRVRVSAGEVATGTFGAGPPVVLVHGTPAWSYLWRNVVPALARTHTVYVWDLLGFGDSRLAPGATPSIAQQATALAELVRHWRLDAPGLVGHDIGGGVVLRAHLVDDTPARRLALLDAAVLGPWNTPFTEHIQQHDDAYRTMPTHVFGDIVEARLRTATHRQLPHDTLREYLRPWAGEAGQQRWIDQVASVSHTDTTDAVRRLDQVRVPTLVLWGENDGWLAPAVGDRLAAAIPGARRQTVPAAGHFLPEDAPDAVADALREFLA; the protein is encoded by the coding sequence ATGACGGCAGCAGCGACGGCGACCTGGCGGCTCCCCGACCGGGTGCGGGTCTCCGCCGGCGAGGTGGCCACCGGCACGTTCGGCGCCGGCCCGCCCGTGGTGCTCGTGCACGGCACGCCCGCCTGGTCGTACCTGTGGCGGAACGTGGTGCCCGCGCTCGCCCGCACGCACACCGTGTACGTCTGGGACCTGCTCGGCTTCGGCGACTCCCGCCTCGCCCCAGGCGCCACTCCTTCGATCGCCCAGCAGGCGACGGCCCTCGCCGAGCTCGTCCGGCACTGGCGGCTCGACGCCCCCGGCCTGGTCGGGCACGACATCGGCGGCGGGGTCGTGCTGCGCGCACACCTGGTGGACGACACGCCCGCCCGGCGGCTGGCGCTGCTCGACGCGGCCGTACTCGGGCCGTGGAACACCCCGTTCACCGAGCACATCCAGCAGCACGACGACGCCTACCGCACCATGCCGACGCACGTCTTCGGCGACATCGTCGAGGCGCGCCTGCGCACCGCCACCCACCGGCAGCTGCCGCACGACACGCTCCGCGAGTACCTCCGTCCGTGGGCCGGCGAGGCGGGCCAACAGCGCTGGATCGACCAGGTAGCGAGCGTCTCGCACACCGACACCACCGACGCCGTGCGCCGACTCGATCAGGTACGGGTGCCGACGCTGGTCCTCTGGGGCGAGAACGACGGGTGGCTCGCCCCGGCCGTGGGCGACCGGCTGGCGGCCGCGATCCCAGGCGCGCGCAGGCAGACCGTCCCCGCCGCCGGGCACTTCCTCCCCGAGGACGCCCCGGACGCCGTGGCGGACGCGCTGCGGGAGTTCCTCGCCTGA
- a CDS encoding TetR family transcriptional regulator, whose translation MAADGTASAEPVRRMRRVERREQILGAATRAFARTGFVHTSLDDVAAEAGITRVLLYRHFDSKADMYRAVLDRACRQLETAVDVDNLGDDSLPALVRAAAADPDGFRLLFHHAAREPEFRGYIDALTTASTEIAHRNLTGYLPAGPWLDWAARIVPRFAIEAVISWLDAGRPDPDHVAERIDHAIRGIMRAAGPNGG comes from the coding sequence ATGGCCGCGGACGGCACCGCATCCGCTGAACCGGTGCGGCGGATGCGCCGCGTCGAGCGCAGGGAGCAGATCCTCGGCGCGGCGACCAGGGCGTTCGCGCGTACCGGGTTCGTCCACACCAGCCTGGACGACGTCGCGGCCGAGGCCGGGATCACACGCGTGCTCCTCTACCGGCACTTCGACTCCAAGGCCGACATGTACCGCGCGGTGCTCGACCGCGCCTGCCGCCAGCTGGAGACGGCCGTCGACGTCGACAACCTCGGCGACGACTCGCTGCCGGCCCTCGTCCGCGCCGCCGCGGCGGACCCGGACGGGTTCCGGCTGTTGTTCCACCACGCCGCCAGGGAACCCGAGTTCCGTGGCTACATCGACGCGCTCACCACGGCGTCGACGGAGATCGCGCACCGCAACCTGACCGGGTACCTGCCCGCCGGTCCGTGGCTGGACTGGGCGGCCAGGATCGTACCCAGGTTCGCGATCGAGGCGGTCATCAGCTGGCTGGACGCAGGGCGGCCCGACCCGGACCACGTCGCGGAACGGATCGACCACGCCATCCGCGGCATCATGCGGGCCGCCGGCCCGAACGGCGGCTAG
- a CDS encoding cytochrome P450, with product MSGGAVTVELPFAQTRPLQVPPLLRALQVERDIHQVRTATGDEAWLVTGYRQVRQLLDDDRLGRAHPDPDNAARSGESTLFGGPLGNFDTEQADHARMRALLQPHFTPARMRAFRPRVAALTDELLDDLAAHEQPADLNATLAVPLPILVICELLGVPYEDRAEFRSWTQAAADIVDRQRSEDGLADLFAYGQRLVARKRAEPADDVISGLCAVEGLGDAEVAGLSMALLFAGHETTVVQLGFGALLLLTHPDSWQALRDDPDLVAGAVEEILRVPGKGGGGIPRYARVDLDLDGTAIPAGSLVLLDNAAANHDAGVFADPDRFDIERRAAGHLTFGHGARYCLGAPLARIELQVVLTRLVHRFPGMRLAVPVEELTLRHDVLTGGLTALPVTW from the coding sequence ATGTCAGGAGGAGCCGTGACGGTTGAGCTGCCCTTCGCGCAGACCCGGCCGCTGCAGGTACCGCCGCTGTTACGGGCGCTCCAGGTCGAGCGCGACATCCACCAGGTCCGCACCGCCACCGGCGACGAGGCGTGGCTCGTCACCGGCTACCGGCAGGTGCGCCAGCTGCTCGACGACGACCGGCTCGGTCGGGCGCACCCGGACCCGGACAACGCAGCCAGGTCCGGGGAGTCGACCCTCTTCGGCGGGCCGCTGGGCAACTTCGACACCGAGCAGGCCGACCACGCCCGGATGCGCGCACTGCTGCAGCCCCACTTCACGCCCGCGCGCATGCGGGCGTTCCGGCCGCGGGTGGCGGCCCTGACCGACGAGCTGCTCGACGACCTCGCCGCCCACGAGCAGCCGGCCGACCTGAACGCCACCCTCGCGGTGCCGCTGCCGATCCTGGTGATCTGCGAACTGCTCGGCGTGCCGTACGAGGACCGCGCCGAGTTCCGCAGCTGGACACAGGCCGCCGCGGACATCGTGGACCGGCAGCGCTCCGAGGACGGGCTGGCGGACCTGTTCGCGTATGGCCAGCGGCTCGTCGCGCGCAAGCGGGCGGAGCCAGCCGACGACGTCATCTCCGGGCTCTGTGCCGTCGAAGGGCTGGGCGACGCCGAGGTGGCCGGGCTGTCGATGGCACTGCTGTTCGCCGGCCACGAGACCACCGTGGTGCAGCTCGGCTTCGGCGCCCTCCTGCTGCTGACCCACCCGGACTCCTGGCAGGCGCTGCGCGACGACCCGGACCTCGTCGCCGGCGCCGTCGAGGAGATCCTCCGGGTGCCGGGCAAGGGCGGCGGCGGTATCCCCCGTTACGCCCGCGTCGACCTCGACCTCGACGGCACGGCCATCCCGGCAGGGAGCCTGGTGCTGCTCGACAACGCGGCGGCCAACCACGATGCCGGCGTCTTCGCCGACCCGGACCGCTTCGACATCGAGCGGCGCGCGGCCGGCCATCTCACCTTCGGCCACGGCGCGAGGTACTGCCTCGGCGCGCCGCTGGCGCGGATCGAGCTGCAGGTCGTCCTCACCCGGCTCGTCCACCGGTTCCCCGGCATGCGGCTGGCCGTACCGGTCGAGGAGCTCACGCTCCGCCATGACGTGCTCACCGGCGGACTGACCGCGCTCCCCGTGACGTGGTGA